A segment of the Salvelinus sp. IW2-2015 linkage group LG23, ASM291031v2, whole genome shotgun sequence genome:
GAAAAAAAATGGGTAAATGTAGCTAACGTTAGAGAGCTAGCTATGAGATGTGAGYGAAACCGTAATATTTCCGAAAAAATCCGTTGGTGATGCTCTCCTCGCTATTATTCCAAACACTCGTTTGAGCGCGCGAGtaaggctttttgaaatctgcAGGTGTACCGTGCAGGATGGCTGTGACAGGAGCTTTTCAAATGCAAAAGTTCATACACACCAACTTGAATTATTGCATGTGAAGCTTTTAACATTGTCAATGAATCATGAGACCAAACCAatgaaaataaaattataaaatgCATTGCCATGCCTGTAACATTTCGGAGGAACaggatttttttattaaaatactttATTGTAGAAGCTAACATCACAAATACGTGTTTCTATTTAAAAAGTTCAGAATAAATCCTAGTTACAAATGTATTGGGTTTTTCCTCATTTTGCAGTCTGATGGAGATGACATCTAAACATGAAATAAAATAACCTAATGCACACAATGACATTTGTGTACGTTGTAATGTAAATTATCCAGGCATAGAGCACATCACATTTGAACCACATTGATTCCATTTCTAAAGATTTGATATCTCTCTCAATAAGACAAGTAAATCAATGATAAAACTTGATTGATGAAACAGGCAAGGACaactatttattttgttattgttcCATCAAAGCAAGTAACATTCTCATCTCTATAAAATGTTTTGGATTCTAATTACTAATTAATTCCCACAAGGAGCAAGACATACCACCAGACAACAACTTAAACACCACAAAGCATTGAGATCAACTAAGGTATTTCCCTATACTTGGCCAAAGTGTACCATAATGAGCAGGYGTTGATTTGAAATTCTGTAGCTCATTGTGCCCAAAGATGGCAGAACTCCGTTCCAATGCTTTTCCGGTTGTAAATGACCCGATTACAAGTWGGACTTATAGGAGGCTGCCCACCTTAGGCAGAATTGCCTGTTTGAATAGCCTACTCTCCTCACACACATCCCCTCTCCAGTGACACGCACAACTCTAAAGCTGTGCCTGGCTCAGTGTTATATCTATAAACTCCCTTGATTTTCAATGACTGTTGGGGGTGTTAAGGCTTTGCCACTAGCATATTTTAATCTCTGACTTTATACAACATAGGGACTTCCTTATCCACATCACACTGCTATGCTAAATACACAACCAAAAGTGTACTCGATTTTCCACTTCCTCTGTTCTTATCCTTGACAGTCAGGAAACAGATTGGACATCCCTGCCAAGCATCAATTCTGTCAGATTAAGAAATTAAGCCACATCTAATCAATCAGTTTTCTAATTAATATACTAGTAATGGACCACTGTCCTCCGGTCTTCAAATGTTCTGAATGTGGGTTGTGAACACCCATGTGACCAAGCCACAGATGcaaacacacatcaccacacagcaGCAAGCCCCAGGTTCACACTCAAAAGCTGAAAACAACCAGAATAGTGTTCCACATGTGGTCAGGGCCTTGCACTGAACCAACATCAACTGGGCTCCTACTGCCTTAGTAATATTTCTATGGTTGTGACCTCGTTTTGCTAGGATGAAATGTGTTTTAAAGTTAAATTtaaaatgttcaacttcatattcatcatcttcagcaccaccccaacatatgtgaaaatggcacttGTCTATGtttgtagtaaaaaaataaaaaggaaaataagtgtttccaataacataataaaccaattagcggtggcaggtagcctaMTGgttggagtgttgggccagtacccgaaaggttgttggatcaaatccccgagctgacaaggtaaaaatctgtcattctgctcctgaacaaggctgttaacctgctgttcctaggctgtctttgtaaataagaatttgttcttaactgacttgcctggttaaataaattagTAGATAATCAAAATGATTTAAAAATCACACAATGGACACCGATGCTGTCATTGGAATCACATCTGGTCTTTGTTACTACAGATCATAGAAAAGCACCATTTTCACTTATGTTGATGTTGTGGTGGGTCTGGAGATGATTATGTTACTTTATCTACTaatgttactttctaaatgtaatccgttacagttacctgtccaaaatagtCAGTCACGTAACTTTGGATCAcctaatctgattacattcagttacttttagattactttccccttaagagtcATTAGAATATGagatctattgcaggataaatcattgttaaagtttacatagctggccatatatggatgttacattttactttatgggttggttatgtaggcttcttctaacccatcgctttctactacatataataatacgattaaattatatctttacattaaaaaacaaagtctaatcagaattccagtcattKCAATAAATGTTACACCCRTTGagcttcaagaataggacttattagccagccRTACTCtcttgtttatgattttgttgtcatggaggactgattgggctcattgattcgagttYaaaaataaatgctgcgctcatggaatggcatgctttcagcactactgaaaagtgctatttacatgtgaaaaatgaatgRcatatgctgcatttgctataggtctattgtttaccttttagttggtgacactttgatatcttgacaatatgcagctgtttaaagggcaaatccatatgaaacaataacaaaatggccaccctgtctctgttttggtaaaaagctgagggatgggccttgagaaatgtaaccagtctcagattaatagacaaagctatggatgcaaggactgaccatccatgatatcaaacttgttttaaccatgttatgaggatacacagtatgtttacatttagaatgtttacaaacattaaagacaagcttatattttgggttctcatggagtgtgacagttgaactaagctcatgaggcatttataagRtatgttcttcaagaatcaatggataMatatatataaaatgtataagtAAAATAgctgatgtagcaactacagattggccctttaagtctatcaaaagtgtgcgagtttgagcatgtgtccattaggcctatggattttttatcagcatgaattagatggCGCAATAAAAtacccacttttattccataggctggYATCCGCACTACGCATGTGAGCATTTTTCATCGTTTACTCAAYttggataatctttggatgccgacagcagtcgcaccattggaagacgtagcttggactgtagcctaagAAAAAGtatattcctgctcttttcccgcgatccatcaaacacatttggtgtcatcatagtggtctctgacttgtggtcagactcgctcaggtggaacaatgTTGTCATTGAGACAACAGAAGTGTCCCCCCKAAAAATTTCACAaacatactttctgaatgtaaaaAGTAATCCTCGAGGTAATCRAGTTCTTATTAGAATATTTTTCCTGGTAATGGATTACAGTTTACATGttctttttttgtaatcccttacatgtaatctattactccccaaccctggagatgaatatgaagttgaacatttttgaaatttcCCTTTAAGAGTGACATACAAAAATTCCTTGAAGACCGATTATTCTAGTCTATTTGAGATCGACAGCAACTGTGGAATCCATATGGGTAAAATAAGTTTCAACGCCTGCAGTAATAACACAAGATGAAACCCTAAAATGAGTGTCAATGGCAGCAAACACTGTTGGGGGGGACAATGGTGATACCGGAGTACCTAAAGAGGATAGATAATTTGAGGACTTGACAAAGATAATATTGTTTTCATGTTCTATTCATATCCAAAAGGTAACATAAAAAAAGAAGTAGGAAGGTATGAAGACCGTCGTCAAGCAAATCTTAGCAACCACAATGTGCAGAACATCTACACATTTaatcaaaagaagaaaaaaaaaaaaggaaaaaaaggttATAAGAGCAAACAACtagtgtacagttgtggccaaaagttttgagaatgacacaaatatWaattttcacaaagtctgctgcctcagtttgtatgatggcaatttgcatatactccagaatgttatgaagagtgatcagatgaattgcaattaattgcaaagtcccgctttgccatgcaaatgaactgaatccccccaaaaaacatttccactgcatttcagccctgccaccaagctgacatcatgtcagtgattctcttgttaacataYgtgtgagtgttgacgaggataaggctggagatcactcggtcatgctgattgagttcgaataatagactggaagcttcaaaaggagggtggtgcttggaatcattgttcttcctctgtcaatcatggttacctgcaaggaaacaggtgccgccatcattgctttgcacaaagaagggcagcaaagaagccacttctctccaggaaaaacatcagggacagactgatattctgcaaaaggtacagggattggactgctgaggactggggtaaagtcattttctcRgatgaatcccctttccgattgtttggggcatccgggaaaaagcttgtccggagaagacaaggtgagcgctaccatcagttctGTGTKatgccaacagtaaagcatcctgagaccattcatgtgtggggttgcttctcagccaagggagtgtgctcactcacaattttggctaagaacacagccatgaataaagaatggtaccaacacatcctccgagagcaacttctcccaaccatccaggaacagtttggtgacgaacaatgccttttccagcatgatggagcaccttgccataaggcaaaagtgataactaagtggctcgggaaacaaaatatcgatattttgggtccgtggccaggaaactccccagaccataatcccattgagaacttgtggtcaatcctcaagatgcgggtggacaaacaaaaacccacaaattctgacaaactccaagcattgattatgcaagaatgggctgccatcagccaggatgtggcccagaagttaattgacagcatgacagggcggattgcagaggtcttgaaaaYAATGTGTCAACActgaaaatattgactctttgcatcaacttcatgtaattgtcaataaaagcatttgacacttttgaaatgcttgtaattatacttcagtattccatagtaacatctgacaaaaatatctaaagacactgaagcggcaaactttgtgaaaattaatatttgtatcattctcaaaacttttggccatatGTGGTGGTCTTGACAcagaaatatactgtacatatttctgtgttttatcagCAGAGGCATATAATGTGATATTATTCAATTTATGTCAAAaagctaaaaataaaaaaaagtttaaaaaaatcacaGCCACACTTTTATTGTGATGACTAAATGTAGAGTCCGACATTAGAAAATCCTTTGTAAGGTTTGTGAACAAatagtggggggaaaaaaatcttcCATACCGTTCCAGACTTATGCCTCACTTTATAGCATGTCAAACAGCAAAAGAGATAACAAAAgcaaaaaacacaggaaaaatatTGGAACAGGTCTCCACAAAGGACTGATTTACAAAACCACTGAGCCACATGAACGTCAGACACAGAGGGGTTTAAAAGCAAActgggagaaaaaaaattcctTGAGTAATCCACTTATTGCATTCTGGATGAGAGAAAACAGGATGTGTGGAGGGAGTCGAGGATTCTGTCCCTCCTGAAGGACTCTGTTCTGTAGGACGGGACCAAAGCCAGGTCAGAATGGACCTCAATACCAGTGTCTATAAGCTTGAATGAACATGAAGGGTGACYACGGAATGTTGTGGACAAGAGGGGGATTGGGGACAgttggggggtggggtggagggcTACTGGTCCGTTggcatgtctctgtctgtttctgcttTAGAGGGTTGCCCCGGCGATGGGGTGTGGGGGGGTCGGGACATGGGGGCAATCCCATGTGCCATAGCCAGGTTTCCTGCAACAATTCCCTCCACTGCAGCACCTGCCCCTGTCAGGCCTCCTGCTGTCACTCCCACTAGACCAGTAGGGAACCTGTCGTTCAGGGGGTGGAGTCAGAAGAATTACAACAGCTTTCTAAGGTCATAGAACACAAGCCAGATTCAAATCGAAACCTGGAGTTGTCTTACTGTAATTTATATATTACCTACATGTGCTTAAGTCTAGTCGTACCTGTAAGCTGCAGCTCCGTTCTGTTCTGAGTGCACGGCCCCATGGTCCACACCAGGCCACTGGGGTGTTGCCATCAGATACTCCTTGTTCACACAGTTCTTCAGACTGTCAGGGATGCGGCCTGTCGGGAAAACCATCACAACAGTGAAGCTAACTGATCAAATGATCAATGACAACTCTTGAAAAGGTTCTTTGTGCGGTAATACAAACTATATCACTAAAATGGTAAAGACTACTGTGCCAAGTATCACATGGCTCGACGGTTGTTCACTCTGCACGCCTGGTCTATTTGTGCCTATAAATATTCTGTCATACACCCTGAGGCTTGCATAACTGAATACCTGTGATGGCCCGGCGCACTTCTCTAGCTGCCTCCTCCCGAGCTTCAAGGGACGCCTGCTCACTGTACCAGGATGTGTGGGGGGTGCAAATCAGATTGGGAGCGTCCTTCAGTGGGCCCTGAGAGAAGCTGGAGAGATAAACAGATTTAAGAGTGTACAAGGTGGAGTTTATACAGAGAATCACAACTTTTAAAACAGTTATTGTTTTCAAGTCTTAAATGGCTGGGCTATAAGTCGGAGGAGGCTGGGAGGAAGCTGACCTGAAGGGCTCCGTCTCATGTACGTCCAAGGCCGCACCCCGTATCCTTCCCTCTTTCAGTGCCTGGGCCAGGGCCTTCTCATCCACCAGGCCCCCTCGTGCCGTGTTCACCAAAAATGCCCCCTGGCGCATCTGCACAGAGATCACAGTCAGAGGGAATGGGTTAGATATCGCAAAGCAAGCCATGCAGACTACAATAACCAAAACACATGATCTCATTATTGGGGAGAACGGAGATACACTCAAGACTCGAGGTTATGAGGGGTGACTTGTTCATGGAGTGTGAAAGTGAAATCATTGATAAttgggggtgttgtgtgtgtgtgtgtgtgtgtgtgtgtgtgtgtgtgtgtgtgtgatacctgTTTAATGGTGAAGTCGTTGATGAGGTGATGGTTGTGCTCGTTGAGGCTGCAGTGCAGTGACACACAATCAGAGTGGATGAGAAGGTCCTGCAGGGTGGCCATTCTCTGCAGGCCCAGAGAGCGTTCCACTCCGTCTGGCAGGTAGGGGTCGTAGAATATCACACTGAAGCCAAAGGCCTTGGCCCGCAGCGCTACAGCCTGGCCCACTCGCCCTGcggaacaaacacagacactgtaTGCTCAGACTGGAGGACGGAATAGCGGAGAGAGGAACCGCTCACTAACTCTGAGAAAACTAAAATGATTTGCATTAAATATACACTGAAATGACCTGTGAGGCCACCCATAATAATTACTATAAAAACGGTTGAGCGTGAGAaactcagcagtgttgcagttcttgaaataaaccggtgcgcctggcacctactaccatacccttttcaaaggcacttaaatKttttgtcttgcccattcaccctctgaatggcacacacacacaatccatgtctcagttgtctcaaggcttaaaaatccttctttaacctgtcccctccccttcatctacactgattgaagtggatttaacaagtgacatcgagaagggatcatagcttcacctggattcacatggtcagtctatgtcatggaaagagcaggtgtccttaatgttttctaTATACCACGTCCTTTGTGACTACACTTGCAGAGAGCCCATGCTAAGACAAGATCCATTTCCCTCCTCACCCAGGCCAATGATGCCCAGCGTCTCTCCCCGGATGCGGGCAGCGCCGCTGGCCACCTCCCTGATCTGCTCCACGCTGGAAGCCCTGGTGCCCTCTCTCATAGCCTGGTGCATCCAGGTGACGCGGCGGTAAAGGTTCAGGATCAGACACATGGAGGTGTCCGCTGTCTCCTCCACTGACGTGGCAGGCACATTACACACAGCTATACCTGAGGGGGACAGAGCACAAAGGAGACAGTGGTTAGTTCTCATATATATTAAGGTGGATGGATGGGTCGTGTAATAGGTCGACTGGAGGGGTAGGAGAAGCAAAGTAATGATCCAGTAGCCAACCTAGTTCAGCCGCGGCCTTGATGTCCACGTTGTCGAAGCCACTACCTATTCGCACGATGATCCGCAGGCCCTTGAACTTGTCGAGGTCGTCCCGCGAGAGAGTGATGGTGTGGTACATCAGGGCGCCCACTGCTTCATTCAGCACCTGAAGCACCAGAGAGAGAATGGGTGagtagtagggctgggaattgccagggacatcACAATACTTTGGTGCCGAATCTATATGTAGAGTGCGCGattctatacagttgaagtcggaagtttacatacaccttagccaaatatatttaaactcagtttctcacaattcctgacatttaatcctagtaaaaWtgccccgtcttaggtcagttaggatcaccactttattttaagaatgtgaaatgtcagaataatagcagaaagaatgattcatttcagcttgtatttctttcatcacattcccagtgggtcagaagtttacatacactcaattagtatttggtagcattgcctttaaattMtttaacttgagtcaaacgtttggaagtgtgcttggggtcattgtccatttggaagccccaaatagcgaccaagctttaacttcctgactgatgtcttgagatgttgcttcaatatatccacataattttccttcctcatgtccTCCGTAAAAAAAAAGGCAAAAGCACCCCAACATGATTGCCACCACGTGCTTCAGGgatgggatggtgtcttcggcttgcaagcctccccctttttcctccaacataacgatggtcattatgtccaaacagttctatttttgtttcattagaccagagacatttctccaaaaagtacgattttgtccccatgtgcagttgcaaaccatataGCTTATTTTTTGGGggcgggttttggagcagtggcttcttccttgctgatggcctttcaggttatgtcgatatagaactcattttactgtggatatagataattttgtacctgtttctccagcatcttcacaggtcctttgctgttgttctggattattttgcacttttcgcaacaaagtacgttcatctctagaagacagaacgcgtctccttcctgagcagtatgacggttgcgtggtcccatgtgtttatacttgcgtactatgtttgtacagaagaacgcggtatcttcaggcattggaaatttctcccaaggatgaaccagactttgaggtctacaattattttctgaggtcttggctgatttcttttgatttttcccatgatgtcaagcaaagaggcactgagtttgaaggtaggacttgaaatacatccacatgtacacttccaattgactcaatgctgtcaattagcctatcagaagccatgacataattttcttgaattttcaaagctgtttaaggcacagtcaacttagtaagttgactgtgcctttaaacagctttgaaaattcaagaaaattatgtcatggcttctgacccactggaattgtgatacagtgagttataagtgaaataatctgtcatgcacaaagtagatgtcctaaccgatcttgcaaaacaatagtttgttaacaagaaatatgcggagtggttgaaaaaccaaactaagtgtatgtaaactttccaaCTTCAACTTTATGTAGAGTGATTCCTTATGTAGTGTGCGATTAATATGATAGTGTGCGATTCCATATGTTATAGTGCGCGATTCCATATGTATAGTGCGCGATTCCATAGTATGTGCGCGATTCATAGTATAGTGCGCGATTCCATATGTTAGTGCGATCCTATGATATCCATATGTATAGTCGCGCGATTCATACGTATAGTGCGCGATTCCATACGTATAGTGCGCGATTCATACGTATAGTGCGCGCGATTCATATGTATAGTGCGCGATTCCATATGTATAGTGCGCAATTCATACGTA
Coding sequences within it:
- the LOC111951161 gene encoding C-terminal-binding protein 1-like isoform X2 is translated as MQGIRPPILNGPMHPRPLVALLDGRDCTVEMPVLKDVATVAFCDAQSTQEIQEKVLNEAVGALMYHTITLSRDDLDKFKGLRIIVRIGSGFDNVDIKAAAELGIAVCNVPATSVEETADTSMCLILNLYRRVTWMHQAMREGTRASSVEQIREVASGAARIRGETLGIIGLGRVGQAVALRAKAFGFSVIFYDPYLPDGVERSLGLQRMATLQDLLIHSDCVSLHCSLNEHNHHLINDFTIKQMRQGAFLVNTARGGLVDEKALAQALKEGRIRGAALDVHETEPFSFSQGPLKDAPNLICTPHTSWYSEQASLEAREEAAREVRRAITGRIPDSLKNCVNKEYLMATPQWPGVDHGAVHSEQNGAAAYRFPTGLVGVTAGGLTGAGAAVEGIVAGNLAMAHGIAPMSRPPHTPSPGQPSKAETDRDMPTDQ
- the LOC111951161 gene encoding C-terminal-binding protein 2-like isoform X1 → MALMDKHKVKRQRLDRICEGIRPPILNGPMHPRPLVALLDGRDCTVEMPVLKDVATVAFCDAQSTQEIQEKVLNEAVGALMYHTITLSRDDLDKFKGLRIIVRIGSGFDNVDIKAAAELGIAVCNVPATSVEETADTSMCLILNLYRRVTWMHQAMREGTRASSVEQIREVASGAARIRGETLGIIGLGRVGQAVALRAKAFGFSVIFYDPYLPDGVERSLGLQRMATLQDLLIHSDCVSLHCSLNEHNHHLINDFTIKQMRQGAFLVNTARGGLVDEKALAQALKEGRIRGAALDVHETEPFSFSQGPLKDAPNLICTPHTSWYSEQASLEAREEAAREVRRAITGRIPDSLKNCVNKEYLMATPQWPGVDHGAVHSEQNGAAAYRFPTGLVGVTAGGLTGAGAAVEGIVAGNLAMAHGIAPMSRPPHTPSPGQPSKAETDRDMPTDQ